From one Triticum urartu cultivar G1812 chromosome 3, Tu2.1, whole genome shotgun sequence genomic stretch:
- the LOC125549225 gene encoding protein LTO1 homolog, translated as MDFLEPMIALNETHYQDGYRDGYDDGLVSGKEEGRQVGLKMGFQVGEELGFYQGCLDVWISIIRLDQDAFSARVRKYMEQLATLLSNYPLSDPENNHLQDMMKEIRLKFRVITGSLGAKLGYEGRPTSSEQDLEDI; from the coding sequence ATGGATTTTCTTGAACCAATGATAGCCTTAAACGAGACACATTATCAAGACGGTTATAGAGATGGTTATGATGATGGCTTGGTATCCGGAAAGGAAGAAGGAAGGCAGGTCGGGTTAAAGATGGGTTTCCAAGTAGGTGAAGAGCTAGGATTCTATCAGGGCTGCTTGGATGTGTGGATCTCAATAATTCGCCTTGATCAAGATGCATTCTCAGCTCGGGTCAGGAAATACATGGAGCAACTAGCTACACTTCTAAGCAACTATCCTTTGTCTGATCCAGAGAATAATCACCTTCAAGACATGATGAAGGAGATAAGGCTGAAATTCAGGGTTATCACGGGAAGCTTAGGAGCAAAATTGGGGTATGAAGGTCGTCCCACATCATCAGAGCAAGACCTTGAGGATATTTAG